The genomic interval ATGTTAAAGATTCTAATAATCCGATGAAAACTTTAATTCCTTCAAAAACTAAGATAGAAAATCTTTATCTTACAGGCCAAAGTATTAACATGCACGGAGTCTTGGGTGTAACGGTTGGAGCAGTTGTAACTTGTTCTGAAATTGTAGGAAGAGAATATCTGCTAGAAAAAATTAAAAAAGCATCTGAATAGTTTTATTATGAAAAACCGAATTCTATATTTCTTTTTTATCGGTTTTTTAAGTTTGCTGACTTCCTGCGGTACATCAAAATCAAAACATCATAAACCAGATCTTACTGCTTTTAATAATTCTAAACCTATCGTTACAAAAGTTTCTGATAGTATTTTTATCTCTGGAAAAAATTCACTTTTAAAAAATAAACAAGGCATTTGGGAATTGTATGTAGAAGGCGATCCGTTGGAAATTGGTTTAACAACTGGCGCTCTAACAGACTCACTTTTACAAAAACAGCAACGCATTTTTTTCTCCAAAATAACCGATTTTGTTCCGTCAAAATTTCAACAGAAAATACTTCGTCAGTTTTTAAAATGGTTCAATCGTAAATTGTATTTGAATGTTCCAAATGAATATCAGACTGAAATTTACGGTGTTTCTCAATACACTTCTAACGAATTTGATAATATCGCACCGCGATATCAGCGCAGTTTATATCTGCACGCGGCGCACGATATTGGACACGCTTTACAAGATTTGGCTTTAGTTGGCTGTTCTTCTTTTGCGGCTTGGAACGAAAAATCCGAAGATGGAAATTTAATTCTCGCCCGCAATTTTGATTTTTATGTGAATGACGCTTTCGCGGAAAATAAAATAGTAGCTTTTATCAAACCAAAAACTGGAAATCCGTTTATGATGGTCACTTGGCCTGGAATGATTGGCGCTGTTTCTGGAATGAATTACGAAGGTTTGACGGTAACCATAAATGCATCAAAATCTAAAATTCCGCTTAGCGCGAAAACGCCGATTTCAATTTTAACTCGCGAAATTTTACAGCATGCCAAAAATCTGGATGAAGCAATTGCCATTGCAAAAAACAGAAAAGTATTTGTTTCTGAATCGATTATGGTTGGAAGCGCCATTGATAACAAAGCCATTTTAATTGAAGTTTCACCAAATAAAATGGATGTTTACGATGTTCCAAATACCGATCAATTGATTTGTTCGAATCATTTTCAAGGAGACTCTTTTAAAGATGATAAACGAAATCTAGAACAAATTGCAAACAGCCATTCGGAATATCGTTTCGAAAGAATGCAAGAATTGCTGAATGAAAATCCGAAAGTAAATCCTGAAATTGCCTCAGAAATTCTTCGAAATAAAGAAGGTTTAAAAAACATTGAATTGGGTTTTGGTTCCGAAAAAGCTTTAAATCAATTAATGGCGCATCACGGAATTATCTTTAAACCGAAAGAAAAATTAGTTTGGGTTTCGGCAAATCCGTATCAATTAGGCGAATTTGTTTGTTATGATTTGAATACGGTTTTTGGTGAAAGAAAAAATAATCTCGCTTCTTTTCAAAAAGAAAATTTGAATATTGCCAAAGATCCATTTCTGGAAAGTACTGCTTTTCAGAATTATAAAAAATTTAAAATTGAAGATTCTAAATTAGATTCGATAATCGAAAAGAAAGAAAATGTTTCTTCAGAATTTCTGGAACATTATCAAACATTAAACCCTGATTATTGGGTTGTGTATTATAAAGCAGGATTGTACTTTTACCAAAAAAAGGAATTTCTTCAGGCAAAACTTAATTTTGAAAAAGCGCTACAGCATGAAATTACTACGGTTCCTGAAAAAGAAAAGATTGAAAAATATTTAAAAAAAGTCAAAAGAAAATTACAATGATTCCAGCAATAGAAAAAGATTCTTTAGAAGAAATTAAAATTTTTCAAGAACAAAAATTAGTTGAACTTTTAGCATACATAAGCGAGAATTCTCCTTTTTATAAAAGACTTTTTGCAGGACAAAATATTGATATTTCTAAAATTAAAACTTTAGAAGATTTACAACATTTACCTGTTACAACAAAGGAAGATTTACAACAATATAACGATGATTTTTTGTGCGTTCCGCAACATAAAATTATCGATTATGCCTCAACATCTGGAACTTTAGGAGATCCTGTAACTTTTGGTTTAACCGATTCTGATTTAGACAGATTGGCTTATAATGAAGCAATTTCTTTTGCTTGTGCCGGAATTGCAGAGGGCGATGTTGTACAATTAATGATGACAATTGACCGAAAATTTATGGCTGGTTTGGCTTATTTTTTAGGACTTCGAAAATTGAAAGTTGGTGTTATTCGCGTTGGTGCGGGAATTCCAGAAATGCAATGGGATTCTATTTTAAAATACAATCCGAGTTATTTAATTACGGTTCCATCTTTCCTTTTAAAATTAATTGAATACGCCGAAATTCACGGAATTGATTATAATAATTCGAGCATAAAAGGTGCAATTTGTATTGGAGAATCTTTGAGAGAACAGGATTTTTCTATGAATATTCTATCGAAAAAAATCACCGATAAATGGAATATTAAGTTGTTTTCGACTTATGCTTCAACAGAAATGAGCACCGCTTTTACAGAATGCGAACACGGAAAAGGCGGACATCATCATCCAGAATTAATAATAGTTGAAGTTTTGGACGAAAATAATCAGCCTGTTAAAAATGGCGAAACAGGCGAACTTACATTTAGCACTTTAGGAATCGAAGCAATGCCTTTATTACGTTTTAAAACTGGCGATATTGTACAGCTTCACAACGAACCTTGTGCGTGTGGCAGAAATACTTTGCGAGTTGGACCAGTTGTCGGCCGTAAAAAACAGATGATAAAGTATAAAGGAACAACGCTTTATCCGCCTGCGATGAACGATGTTTTGAGCAGTTTTGATACTATTGAAAATCATTTGATTGAAATCTCAACCAACGATTTAGGAACAGACGAAATCTTAATAAAAATTGCTTCCAAAAATCAAACTCCTGAATTTCTACAAGAAATAAAAGATCACTTTAGAGCCAAACTTAGAGTAACTCCAAAAATAGAATTTGCTTCAAAAGAAGTTTTAAATCCCTTGGTTTTTAATCCGATGAGTCGAAAACCAATTCGATTTTTCGATTACAGATCTTAATATTAGGTACAAAGTAACAAAGGGACAAAGGTTCAAAGGCTGTTAATCAGCACTATAAAAAACCTTTGTCCTTTTATTGCTTTGAGCCTTTGTCCCTCGAATTGCACAAATTCGATTAAAAAGTTGTAATTTTGCAAAAAATTATGAAGATGGTCAAGATTGGCAACATAGAATTACCCGAATTTCCTTTACTATTAGCTCCGATGGAAGATGTTAGTGATCCGCCGTTTCGCAGATTATGCAAAACGCACGGCGCTGATATGATGTATTCTGAATTTATTTCATCGGAAGGATTAATTCGTGACGCTATAAAAAGCCGCATGAAGCTGGATATTTTTGATTACGAACGTCCTGTCGGAATTCAGATTTTTGGTGGTGATGAAGAAGCAATGGAGATGTCGTCTAAAATTGTTTCTACTGTAAAACCTGATTTAGTAGATATTAATTTTGGATGTCCGGTAAAAAAAGTGGTTTGCCGTGGTGCTGGAGCTGGAGTTTTGAAAGATGTAGATTTGATGGTTCGTTTAACGAAAGCGGTTATCAAAGGAACTGATTTGCCTGTTACGGTAAAAACGCGTTTAGGCTGGGACGAAAACTCAATCAATATTGATGAAGTTGCAGAAAGGCTTCAAGATATTGGCGTTCAAGCTTTGACAATTCACGCTAGAACCCGTGCTCAAATGTATAAAGGTCATTCTGATTGGTCGCACATTGCACGTGTAAAAAACAACCCAAGAATTACAATGCCTATTTTCGGAAACGGTGATATCGACAGTCCAGAAAAAGCATTACACTATAAAAACGAATACGGAATTGACGGAATTATGATTGGCCGTGCGGCGATTGGTTATCCGTGGATTTTTAACGAAATCAAACATTTCTTTAAAACTGGCGAGCACTTGCCTGCTCCAACGGTTATTGATCGTGTTGAAGCTGCGAGAAATCATTTGCAATGGTCAATGGATTGGAAAGGCGAACGTTTGGGAATTGTAGAAATGCGTCGTCATTATACGAACTATTTTAAAGGAATTCATTCGTTTAAAGAATTCAAACAAAAACTGGTTACCACAGATGCTCCTGAAGATTTATTCGCAATCATGAAAGAGATTGAACAGGTTTATGCTGGATATGAGTTTGTTTAGAATTTTAAAAAACTTTAGTTCTAAACGAAATTAAACATAATCATTGTCATTTTGACGAAGGAGAAATCTCCGCAAGTAACTCCGTAACGAAAATCCAATCTTTGTCGAGCTTCTCGCGGAGATTTCTCCTTCGTCGAAATGACAAAAATGCTCATAAAAAAAAAGACCTTCAAAATTTGAAGGTCTTTTTTGTTTATTAAACTTGAACTCTTTTCCACTTTCCTCTTTTATAGAAAAAGATTCCAGCTAAAGTAATCGCAGTTTCAGCAACAGGAATAGCAATAAAAACTCCAGTTGGTCCCATATTAAAATGCTTGGCTAAAACAAAAGCAAGCGGAATTTGGAAAAGCCAAAATCCGAAAAAGTTAATTCCAGTTGGTGTCCAGGTATCTCCCGCTCCGTTAAAAGTATTTATCAAAACCATTCCGATTCCGTAGAAAATAAATCCGACGCTCATAATCTGTAAAGCTTCGATTGCTATAGTTTTAACCTGTTCGTCATTCGTGAAAAACGAAATAATATATTTTCCAAAGATCAAAGTAATCATCATGATTGAAGCCATGAAAATTACATTATATCTTGCTGTTGTCATTACGGATTTTTCTGCCCGTTCAATTTGTTTAGCCCCTAAGTTTTGTCCGACCAAAGTCGCGGCAGCATTACTTAATCCCCACGCTGGAAGTATAAAAAACATCATAATTCTCAAAGCCGTTTGATAACCCGCAGAACCATGATCACCGCCAGTTGTTGCCACTAATTGTGCTAAGAAAATCCAACTGCAAGAAGCAATTACGAATTGCAAAATTCCTGGAGCCGCTATTTTTACTAAAGCTCTTATTTGAGTAAAATCTGGAGCGAAATAGGGAATTTTGATTTTTAAAATTCCGTTTCCAAAAAACAAATGATAAACTTGATACAAAACTCCAATACTTCTTCCAACAGTTGTTGCTAATGCTGCGCCAACTAATCCAAAAGCAGGAATGGGTCCAAAACCATTAATTAAAATCGGACATAAAATGATATTGCAAATGTTAGCAATCCAAAGACTTTTCATTGCAATTGCTGCATTTCCGGCTCCACGAAAAATTCCGTTAATTAGAAACAAAAGCATGATACATAAACTCGAACCAATCATGATTTGAGTAAATCTGTAACCATGCTCGGCTGATTCTACAGAAGAACCCATCAAAATCAAAATATCTTTTGCATAGATAATTCCGAAAATGCTCAATACACTATTAACGGCAAATGCTACAATAATCGCCTGCATTCCAGCTTTTGCGGCTGCAATTGGATCTTTTTCTCCAATACGTCGTGCTACAACAGCCGTTGCCGCCATGCTCATCCCGATTGCAAGAGAATATATAACGGTCAATACAGATTCTGTTAAGCCAACGGTTTGAATGGCAAAACTACTGTGTTCTAGATGTCCAACAAAATACAAATCGACTAATGCAAAAACCGATTCCATCATCATTTCTAAAACCATCGGAATGGCTAATAGAATTACAGCTTTTTTTATACTTCCAGAAGTATAATCAAAAGATTCGTCGCCTTTTAGGGCTTGTTTTAGAGTGGTGAAAATTTTAGAGAATAAACTTTTCTTTATAGTTGTTTCTGTCATGATATTTTAGGATAAAAATAATATTGGTTCAGATGTATAAATCTGAACTAAAAAGTAAACGTAAGTATCCTAATTATTCTAAAAAATAAAATAGGATTAGGCAGAAACAATCATATGCTGTAGTTATTTAAGGCGGTAAATATAAGTAATATTTTTTAGCAAAAATTAATCAAGCAATTTTTTGCTCACACGGCTGCTTGCTATTAAAGACGCAACAAAACCTAGAGAAATAATAGTTGCCATTACAATTAGCACATTTTCCATTGTAAAAACAACTGGATATGCAAGTGTTGGCGTAATCATAATCAACTCAAATTGTTGCTGTAAGACTACCAATATTATGCCCAGCGCCAATCCGATTAATCCGCCAAAAACACTTAACAAAGTTCCTTGAAGTAAAAATATTTTGCGAAGATGGCTAATGTCTGTTCCTAGATTAAAAAGCGTTTTTAGATTTCCTTTCTTTTCTAAAATCATCATAATCAAGGCTCCAATCAAATTGAAAAGTGCTACAATAATCACTAAAGTAAAAATTAGATAAACGGCAATATTTTCTGTGTTGAGCATTTTATACAAAGACTCATTTAACTGCGCTCTGTTTTTTAAAGTAATTTTATTTTTAAAGATCTTATTTAATTGAGACTTTATAGCATTTTCATCTGCATTTGGCTTTAGTTTAAATTCAATTCCAGAAATCTGATTAGGTTTATACATCAGTAATTCCTGCGTTAAACCTAAATCGGCAAATACATATTTAGAATCTAAATCTTCGCTTATGGAATAAATTCCAACTGGTAAGACATCTGTTTTATTAAATGCTTCTTCAGGATTTTCAATTGCTCCTTTTCCAGGTTTTGGTGCAAAAATCTGAAGCGGGTTTTCGAAATCCATAATTCCCAAAGAAAAATTCTGAGCCAAACCATACCCTATAACAACCTGAAAAGTTTCTGGTTTCAGCCATTGACCATTAAAAAGTTTCTTTCTAATATCGTTAACAACAGCGTAAGAACTATCAACACCTTTAAGATATGTGACTTGCTGCTTGTCTTTAAATAAAAACAAAACACGTTCTTCAATAATTTTGGTGTAAGAAGCGACTCCTTCTATTTTCTTGATTTCATTTTCCTGATTGGGTGCAATAAAAAATGACTTTCCGTAAGTGCTTGTCAATTTTAAATCAGGATCTATTTCATTTGTAAATGAAAGACTAAAAACTTTTAATCCGCTGAAGACAGATAAAACCACAAACAAAGCCATTGTACCAACAATGATTCCCATGCTGGCAATACGATTAATGATATTGATAGCATTGTTTTTACTACTGCTAAAAATATATCGTTTGGCTATGTATAAGGGGAAATTCAATTTATGATTTTCTTCTTTTTTCTAAAAGATCACGATTTTCTATTGGGTTTTCTTTTCCTGCAAGTGCATTGTCAATTTTCTCAATATAATCTAGAGAATCATCTATAAAGAAAACTAAATTCGGAACGCGACGTAATTGCAAACGCACACGCTGTGATAAATCATGTTTTATTAAAGTTGTATTTGTTTTGATTGCTTCTAAAGTTTCTTTCGCTTTTTCTTGCGGAAAAATACTCAAATATACTGTTGCTACAGATAAATCTGTAGTTACGCTTACTTTGGATACTGAAATTACCAAATTTGTAATTCCGTTTTTTCTCACTTCACCCTGCAAAATCTCAACCAGATCTTTCTGAATGACACCGCCTATTTTTTTCTGTCTATTTGTTTCCATAGTGCAAAAATACTAAATTTTACTGGTTTTCTAAGCACTTTTATTTGTTTCGAAACTGATAAAAATCATACTAATTGAGAGAATTATTCTACATATTTGATGTAAATATAAAACTAATCTATCATGAAAAAAAGGGAACCAATTAGTCATATAATGACCAAAACAGTAGTAACTGCAAACGAAAAAGATGATTTAAAAACTGTAGTAGAAAAATTAAAAACTAATACAATTCGACATATTCCAATTGTTAAAGGCAAAGAAGTAATTGGAATAATAAGCAGAACAGATATTAACCGACTTACTTTTGGAGCTTTGTTTGAAGGTCAGGAAAATGCTGATGAAGCTATTCTAGAAATGCTTACTATTTCTCAGGTAATGACTTCTAAACCAAAAACAGTTTCGTCAGATACCATAATTAGAGATTTAGCCGAAATTTTTGTGAAAGAAGATTTTCATGCTCTCCCTGTTGTTGATAAAGGTGAACTTAAAGGGATTGTTACCACCACAGATGTTGTTAAATATTTTTTAGAACAATATGATTAATAAAAAAGGGAGCAAAATTGCTCCCTTTTTATTATCTGCTTTGCAACCATCCTTCAGGATTATTATTTGAAGTATTTTGCATAATCAGGAACTTTATAATTGTCTTTCCTGTATCGCCACTTGTTCTAACTCTTCCGATGTTTTGTTTGATTGTCACTTTATCACCTTGACTAACCGAAACAGAACTTAGGTTTTGGTATACAGTAAAATAATCTCCGTGCTGAATTACGACTGCCTTATTTACTGGAGATAAAACGATAACTTTAGAAACTTCTCCCGCAAATACAGCTCTTGCACTCGCGCCATCTTCAGTTGTAATCTCAACTCCAGAATTATGAACCGTAATTGAAGGGTGCAACGGGTGTGGCTGATCTCCGTAACCTAGAGAAATAAATCCTTTTTCTACAGGCCAAGGTAATCTTCCTCTATTCGCTTTAAAATCAGCTGCTAAAACTTTATCTTCTGGTGTCAATGCAATTTTAGAAGAAGAAACTGGAGCCTTAGCTTCGCTCGAACCTGGATTTGCTTTTGCTCTTTCTGCCGCGGCTTTTCTATTGGCTTCGGCAATTGCTTCACGAATTAAACGATCAATTTGTCTATCAATACGTTTTGATTCACTTTGTTTTGATCGAATATCGGCTGCAATTTTGTTTTTATCTTTTTTAAGTGAATTAACTAACTTTTGCTGTTCTTTCTTCTCAGCTTCAAGAGTAACTTTTTCTTTTTGATTTTCTGAAATAATCTTCTTCTTTACTTGTCTCTGCCCATCTAATTTTGCATTAAAATCAACTAATTGTGCAGTTTTGGATTGAATTTCAAGACCTTGATTTTTTCTGAAGGCAGTATATTGCTTTAAGTATTGTGCTCTTTTATAAGCTTGCAGAAAACTTTCTGAAGATAAAATAAACATTGCACGACTTTGTTCAGAACGGCTTTTGTATGATTTCAAAATCATTTCGGCATAATCTTCTTTTAGAACTTTTAATTCTTTTTTAAGCTTATTAACCTGAACTTGATTAATATACATGTCATTACTAATCAGCTTTTCTTGCTTTGCTGTTGTATTGATTAATTTCTCTTTAAGTTTAATTTTATTCGCTTGAATTAAATATT from Flavobacterium sp. YJ01 carries:
- a CDS encoding C45 family peptidase, which produces MKNRILYFFFIGFLSLLTSCGTSKSKHHKPDLTAFNNSKPIVTKVSDSIFISGKNSLLKNKQGIWELYVEGDPLEIGLTTGALTDSLLQKQQRIFFSKITDFVPSKFQQKILRQFLKWFNRKLYLNVPNEYQTEIYGVSQYTSNEFDNIAPRYQRSLYLHAAHDIGHALQDLALVGCSSFAAWNEKSEDGNLILARNFDFYVNDAFAENKIVAFIKPKTGNPFMMVTWPGMIGAVSGMNYEGLTVTINASKSKIPLSAKTPISILTREILQHAKNLDEAIAIAKNRKVFVSESIMVGSAIDNKAILIEVSPNKMDVYDVPNTDQLICSNHFQGDSFKDDKRNLEQIANSHSEYRFERMQELLNENPKVNPEIASEILRNKEGLKNIELGFGSEKALNQLMAHHGIIFKPKEKLVWVSANPYQLGEFVCYDLNTVFGERKNNLASFQKENLNIAKDPFLESTAFQNYKKFKIEDSKLDSIIEKKENVSSEFLEHYQTLNPDYWVVYYKAGLYFYQKKEFLQAKLNFEKALQHEITTVPEKEKIEKYLKKVKRKLQ
- a CDS encoding AMP-binding protein; this translates as MIPAIEKDSLEEIKIFQEQKLVELLAYISENSPFYKRLFAGQNIDISKIKTLEDLQHLPVTTKEDLQQYNDDFLCVPQHKIIDYASTSGTLGDPVTFGLTDSDLDRLAYNEAISFACAGIAEGDVVQLMMTIDRKFMAGLAYFLGLRKLKVGVIRVGAGIPEMQWDSILKYNPSYLITVPSFLLKLIEYAEIHGIDYNNSSIKGAICIGESLREQDFSMNILSKKITDKWNIKLFSTYASTEMSTAFTECEHGKGGHHHPELIIVEVLDENNQPVKNGETGELTFSTLGIEAMPLLRFKTGDIVQLHNEPCACGRNTLRVGPVVGRKKQMIKYKGTTLYPPAMNDVLSSFDTIENHLIEISTNDLGTDEILIKIASKNQTPEFLQEIKDHFRAKLRVTPKIEFASKEVLNPLVFNPMSRKPIRFFDYRS
- the dusB gene encoding tRNA dihydrouridine synthase DusB, which produces MVKIGNIELPEFPLLLAPMEDVSDPPFRRLCKTHGADMMYSEFISSEGLIRDAIKSRMKLDIFDYERPVGIQIFGGDEEAMEMSSKIVSTVKPDLVDINFGCPVKKVVCRGAGAGVLKDVDLMVRLTKAVIKGTDLPVTVKTRLGWDENSINIDEVAERLQDIGVQALTIHARTRAQMYKGHSDWSHIARVKNNPRITMPIFGNGDIDSPEKALHYKNEYGIDGIMIGRAAIGYPWIFNEIKHFFKTGEHLPAPTVIDRVEAARNHLQWSMDWKGERLGIVEMRRHYTNYFKGIHSFKEFKQKLVTTDAPEDLFAIMKEIEQVYAGYEFV
- a CDS encoding MATE family efflux transporter, which translates into the protein MTETTIKKSLFSKIFTTLKQALKGDESFDYTSGSIKKAVILLAIPMVLEMMMESVFALVDLYFVGHLEHSSFAIQTVGLTESVLTVIYSLAIGMSMAATAVVARRIGEKDPIAAAKAGMQAIIVAFAVNSVLSIFGIIYAKDILILMGSSVESAEHGYRFTQIMIGSSLCIMLLFLINGIFRGAGNAAIAMKSLWIANICNIILCPILINGFGPIPAFGLVGAALATTVGRSIGVLYQVYHLFFGNGILKIKIPYFAPDFTQIRALVKIAAPGILQFVIASCSWIFLAQLVATTGGDHGSAGYQTALRIMMFFILPAWGLSNAAATLVGQNLGAKQIERAEKSVMTTARYNVIFMASIMMITLIFGKYIISFFTNDEQVKTIAIEALQIMSVGFIFYGIGMVLINTFNGAGDTWTPTGINFFGFWLFQIPLAFVLAKHFNMGPTGVFIAIPVAETAITLAGIFFYKRGKWKRVQV
- a CDS encoding FtsX-like permease family protein, encoding MNFPLYIAKRYIFSSSKNNAINIINRIASMGIIVGTMALFVVLSVFSGLKVFSLSFTNEIDPDLKLTSTYGKSFFIAPNQENEIKKIEGVASYTKIIEERVLFLFKDKQQVTYLKGVDSSYAVVNDIRKKLFNGQWLKPETFQVVIGYGLAQNFSLGIMDFENPLQIFAPKPGKGAIENPEEAFNKTDVLPVGIYSISEDLDSKYVFADLGLTQELLMYKPNQISGIEFKLKPNADENAIKSQLNKIFKNKITLKNRAQLNESLYKMLNTENIAVYLIFTLVIIVALFNLIGALIMMILEKKGNLKTLFNLGTDISHLRKIFLLQGTLLSVFGGLIGLALGIILVVLQQQFELIMITPTLAYPVVFTMENVLIVMATIISLGFVASLIASSRVSKKLLD
- the rbfA gene encoding 30S ribosome-binding factor RbfA, with the protein product METNRQKKIGGVIQKDLVEILQGEVRKNGITNLVISVSKVSVTTDLSVATVYLSIFPQEKAKETLEAIKTNTTLIKHDLSQRVRLQLRRVPNLVFFIDDSLDYIEKIDNALAGKENPIENRDLLEKRRKS
- a CDS encoding CBS domain-containing protein; translated protein: MKKREPISHIMTKTVVTANEKDDLKTVVEKLKTNTIRHIPIVKGKEVIGIISRTDINRLTFGALFEGQENADEAILEMLTISQVMTSKPKTVSSDTIIRDLAEIFVKEDFHALPVVDKGELKGIVTTTDVVKYFLEQYD
- a CDS encoding peptidoglycan DD-metalloendopeptidase family protein, with translation MPKFLLSLVLICATTFVWAQDSQQEKLEQRKAQIQQEIRDNEKMLQSVRKKEKSAVNEYLIQANKIKLKEKLINTTAKQEKLISNDMYINQVQVNKLKKELKVLKEDYAEMILKSYKSRSEQSRAMFILSSESFLQAYKRAQYLKQYTAFRKNQGLEIQSKTAQLVDFNAKLDGQRQVKKKIISENQKEKVTLEAEKKEQQKLVNSLKKDKNKIAADIRSKQSESKRIDRQIDRLIREAIAEANRKAAAERAKANPGSSEAKAPVSSSKIALTPEDKVLAADFKANRGRLPWPVEKGFISLGYGDQPHPLHPSITVHNSGVEITTEDGASARAVFAGEVSKVIVLSPVNKAVVIQHGDYFTVYQNLSSVSVSQGDKVTIKQNIGRVRTSGDTGKTIIKFLIMQNTSNNNPEGWLQSR